The sequence below is a genomic window from Chitinivibrionales bacterium.
AACGTGGGCAGGTGGAACAATTATTTCAGCGTGGTGGGCAACATTCTCGGCACGAGCGCGTTTCCGGCGACCGGCCTGTTCCAGCCGGTCGCATCGTTCAGCTACGCGAGCCAGGTGATTTACAAACTGGGATTCCCCAACATGGGGAACAACGGGTTCTCCCAGACCTGGGGCCCCACGACCCCGCCTGATTACACGCTGCAATCCGTTAACCAGCCCGGCGGCGACGGCCACGGCAGCGGCGGCAACTCGCTGCAGGAGCTCGACCTCAATGTCAAGGCCACCATGCTGCGCCACGGGAACTACGACTACCTGAACAAGGCGGTCCTGTGGGACTCGACGATTGCGGACCACGGCATTCCGAACAGCTATTACCGTGCTGTCAAGCCGGCGTTTTTCGGAACGCTCGCGTGGCCGCCGTTCGATCCCGCCTCGCCTCCGGGCGCATTCAACAACGCGAACATCAGCAGGATACCGGCGGGATACCGGTATGTCAACGGCATCGATCCGCCGGGCGCGAATGCGGTTGACGGGGGGATAAGCACGGCGCCGTTTTATCAGGGACTTGGCCTTAAGGCAAGATACAGTCGCAGCGGTCAAGTTCTTTGGGTCTGCTATCAAATTCCGAAAGCGTCGCATGTTGACCTTTCGGTTTTTGATTTGAATGGCCGCTTGGTTAAATCGCTGGCAAGCGGCAATGAAGAAGCCGGATTTCATCAGGCATTTTGGAAAGGAAAAGAATCAACCATTTTTCATTCCGGCGTTTATTGTGTTATAATAAAAGCAAACGGGCATTCTGAATCAACAAGAGTGGTAATTTCAAGATGACAAACTGCCTCGCGAAGCGCCGGGGCACCCGGATTTTAATTTATTTTTAATAGAAGTTACGTCTTACAAGGAGAGCCATGAACAACTTCATCCTCAAAGAACACCTCGAGCACCTGCACGAGGAGCTCCAGACCATCGACGCTGTCGACGAGGAATCGAAAACGCTGCTCGCGGAAATCCAGGCCGACGTCAGGACGCTCCTGGCGCACAAGGGCGCCACGCCGTCGCCGCATCACGCGCCGATCAAGGAGCGGCTCGCCGAGAGCGCGCGGCATTTCGATTCGTCGCACCCGACGCTCGCGGCGACGATCAGGACCGTGGTGAACGCGCTTAACAATATGGGAATTTGAGCGCCGCAAAGCTGTTACGGGAGCACCAGCACCTTTTCGAGCGGGGAATTTTCATTCTGACTGATAAAAAAGAAACCATTATTTGGGATTGAGCGATTATCCACCCGTTTCCCCGCAAGATCATACACCATCAAACCCCTGTTTGATTGGACATAACGCCGGAACATGCCGACGCTCATGGGATTCGCATGGCGCAACGAAAGAGCGCGAGGCCCGGCATCCGCCCTTATTATTCCCGCCGCACCGTATTCGTATGCGCCCGCGTCCCAATTTCCGGTTGACGGACGCGGCTTGGGGGCCCTCGCCGGCGCAACCACGGCATGGTTCACCGAATCGTATTCAACCGCGTACGTCGCGTCCCTGCACAAATCAGGCATGGTCGCGCACAGGTTTGAGAAGTTGACGCCCGCGCCGACGGTCGCGTTGTTCGCGGCGGCGGGTGAAAGGGCATAGAGCTGACCGGCGTTGTACCCCTGCGCGGCCGCCTGCGCCGTGGTCTGCAGCACGTTGCCGCCGTCATTGACGCCCGTGGTGCCGGTGACGTC
It includes:
- a CDS encoding DUF4404 family protein produces the protein MNNFILKEHLEHLHEELQTIDAVDEESKTLLAEIQADVRTLLAHKGATPSPHHAPIKERLAESARHFDSSHPTLAATIRTVVNALNNMGI